A single region of the Opitutaceae bacterium genome encodes:
- a CDS encoding integrase domain-containing protein: MPDGGTMKTTTTGRLAPQLRDELERLIERHNKRAYNRCGKAVRNCSYRSEVARRATILLAFGELAQLGYRLRDPRNLADKHVRALARHWNEKGLSSQTIHGRFSVLRVFSGWIGKRGLVGDLPGYFPGKDMRRQIAATRNHGWEANGVSPEELVRRARGIDERLALYLNLQHVFGLRAKEAIMLRPLRAITPDGGHLEVSDGTKGGRPRLVPIDSDERRAAIAWAREVASRTRSHCLRWPGLTWEQAQARFYRGLAKLGVTRRQLGVTSHGLRHGYAQQAYRVLTGQPSPVEGGALGRIDRERHRLAGMKVSALLGHGRVDVTGYYYGSYGHALRLSPEIHLARQKEAPLRESG, translated from the coding sequence ATGCCTGATGGAGGAACCATGAAGACAACCACGACCGGCCGGCTGGCTCCCCAACTGAGGGATGAGCTCGAACGGCTGATTGAGAGGCACAACAAGCGCGCCTACAACCGCTGCGGAAAGGCGGTGCGCAACTGCTCATACCGGAGCGAAGTGGCGCGGCGGGCGACGATCCTGCTCGCCTTTGGCGAATTGGCGCAGCTGGGCTACCGGCTTCGCGACCCGAGGAATCTCGCCGACAAACATGTGAGGGCGCTGGCTCGGCACTGGAATGAGAAGGGGCTCTCTTCGCAGACCATCCATGGCCGCTTCTCTGTTCTGCGTGTTTTCTCTGGCTGGATCGGCAAGCGCGGCCTGGTGGGGGATCTGCCGGGATACTTCCCTGGCAAGGACATGCGCCGGCAGATAGCGGCCACGCGCAACCATGGCTGGGAAGCCAATGGCGTCTCGCCGGAGGAATTGGTGCGGCGGGCGCGCGGGATCGATGAGCGTCTGGCGCTGTACCTCAACCTGCAGCACGTCTTTGGGCTGCGCGCCAAGGAAGCCATCATGCTGCGTCCGCTGCGTGCGATCACGCCGGACGGCGGTCATCTCGAGGTAAGCGACGGCACGAAGGGCGGCCGTCCGCGCCTGGTGCCGATCGACAGCGACGAGCGGCGGGCGGCAATCGCCTGGGCGCGCGAAGTGGCCAGCCGCACGCGCAGCCACTGCCTTCGCTGGCCGGGGCTCACTTGGGAACAGGCACAGGCCAGGTTTTATCGCGGGCTGGCCAAACTGGGCGTGACCCGCCGCCAGCTTGGCGTCACCTCCCACGGCTTGCGCCACGGCTACGCGCAGCAGGCCTACCGCGTCCTGACTGGACAGCCATCGCCGGTCGAGGGGGGGGCGTTGGGCAGGATTGACCGCGAGCGGCATCGGCTGGCCGGCATGAAGGTCTCGGCCCTGCTGGGGCATGGCCGGGTGGATGTGACCGGCTACTACTACGGCAGCTATGGGCACGCTTTGCGGCTGTCGCCGGAAATTCATCTCGCTCGGCAAAAGGAAGCGCCGCTGCGCGAATCCGGGTAG